One genomic segment of Flagellimonas marinaquae includes these proteins:
- a CDS encoding AMP-binding protein, which translates to MVDPTWRNIHPEFRLNGGFFGVQQLEELANNLKQEKAFKKDIGAFLLDWISNSETLNVNTSGSTGNPKTIQLKKEHMVNSALATGEYFDLKPGQKALLCLPCTGIAGKMMLVRAMVLGLQLDFVQPTSSPLSKMDKTYDFVAMVPLQVKNSLPHLQRVRKLIIGGAPVDLQLREQLNQLPVQAFETYGMTETITHIAVKPVSGNSLKYFEALPHVTVSQDKRGCLVIDAPKVTDTKIITNDLVELLSNTTFIWVGRFDSIINSGGIKLMPEKIEEKLESLISSRFFVSGLPDKILGQKLVLVIEGNPSDEQELIRTISGLKELSKYEVPKQVYFVKTFQETTTKKVDRKKTLEQVI; encoded by the coding sequence ATGGTAGATCCGACTTGGCGTAACATACATCCAGAATTTCGTCTTAATGGAGGCTTTTTCGGCGTACAACAATTGGAGGAACTTGCCAATAACTTAAAACAAGAAAAAGCATTTAAAAAAGATATCGGGGCGTTCTTGTTGGATTGGATATCCAACTCTGAAACATTAAATGTGAATACCTCGGGTTCTACCGGCAACCCGAAAACCATTCAGCTCAAAAAAGAGCATATGGTAAATTCCGCTTTGGCCACAGGAGAATATTTTGATTTAAAACCAGGTCAAAAAGCACTTTTGTGTTTGCCTTGTACCGGAATTGCCGGTAAAATGATGTTGGTCCGGGCCATGGTACTCGGATTGCAACTGGATTTTGTTCAGCCCACATCGAGCCCTTTGTCCAAAATGGACAAAACTTACGATTTTGTGGCCATGGTTCCCTTACAGGTTAAAAATTCCCTGCCCCATTTACAAAGAGTGAGAAAATTGATAATTGGCGGTGCCCCGGTGGATTTACAGTTGAGGGAGCAATTGAACCAATTGCCCGTGCAAGCTTTTGAAACTTATGGAATGACGGAGACCATAACCCATATTGCAGTAAAACCCGTCAGCGGGAACTCTTTAAAGTACTTTGAGGCACTTCCACATGTAACTGTTTCACAAGACAAAAGAGGATGCCTTGTAATTGATGCTCCAAAAGTTACCGATACAAAAATCATAACCAACGACCTAGTTGAGCTCTTAAGTAATACAACTTTTATTTGGGTCGGTAGATTCGATTCTATCATAAATTCCGGCGGTATAAAATTGATGCCCGAAAAAATAGAGGAAAAACTGGAATCACTCATTTCCTCTCGATTTTTTGTCTCAGGTTTACCAGATAAGATATTGGGTCAAAAATTAGTGCTCGTGATCGAAGGAAATCCTTCGGACGAACAAGAACTGATCAGAACTATTTCAGGTTTAAAGGAATTATCAAAATATGAAGTGCCGAAGCAAGTTTACTTTGTAAAAACTTTTCAAGAAACAACGACCAAGAAAGTAGATCGTAAAAAAACCTTGGAACAAGTTATTTAA
- a CDS encoding M24 family metallopeptidase — MQKIFNLTFLLLPFIVLSQQILPEAERARVVDEILEERFTDLLPKLMDDTGIDMWVLISREYNEDPVLKTMLPATWLNARRRTILLFYRDQENNTMDRLAVARYNVGKSIISAWDKDKEPNQWKRLMQLISERDPNTIGLNFSKDHNIADGLDKTDFDEFMANLPKKYHSRVKSAEQLAVRWIETRTAREMTIFNQLVDITHDIIAEAFSEKVITPGVTTTTEVEWWMRQKVTDLGLETWFHPTVDVQRTSEELVSHLYSFSGRPDDEIIQQGDLLHCDFGISYLGLNTDCQELAYVLKPKETEAPTFLVNALYDGNRVQDYLTQNMVAGRVGNDILAKALQDAKNAGLRPAIYTHPLGSYGHSAGTTIGMWDAQGGVMKDDGENYPLNPNTVYAIELNTTVNIPEWNRDIRIMLEEAGFFGENGFRYVNGRQTELMLIPRVKDHLGN; from the coding sequence ATGCAAAAAATCTTCAACCTTACTTTTCTACTCTTGCCTTTTATTGTTTTATCCCAACAAATTCTGCCCGAGGCGGAACGTGCTCGTGTGGTGGATGAAATTCTTGAGGAACGATTCACCGATTTGCTTCCTAAATTAATGGATGATACGGGAATAGATATGTGGGTTCTTATATCCAGGGAATATAACGAGGACCCAGTCCTAAAAACCATGCTTCCGGCCACATGGCTGAATGCCCGTAGACGAACCATTCTGCTTTTTTATAGGGACCAGGAAAACAATACCATGGATAGATTGGCCGTAGCACGCTACAATGTGGGCAAAAGTATTATCTCCGCTTGGGACAAGGACAAAGAGCCAAACCAATGGAAACGATTAATGCAGTTGATTTCCGAACGTGACCCTAATACGATCGGTTTAAATTTTTCTAAAGACCATAATATAGCGGATGGTTTGGATAAGACCGATTTTGATGAGTTTATGGCCAATCTTCCCAAAAAGTATCACTCACGGGTAAAGTCGGCAGAGCAGTTGGCCGTTAGATGGATAGAGACACGTACTGCTCGGGAAATGACAATTTTCAATCAACTCGTGGATATTACCCATGATATAATTGCAGAAGCTTTTTCAGAAAAAGTAATTACGCCGGGAGTAACCACAACCACCGAGGTAGAATGGTGGATGCGTCAAAAAGTAACAGATCTTGGTTTAGAGACCTGGTTTCATCCCACTGTGGATGTTCAGCGCACCAGTGAAGAATTGGTAAGCCATTTATATTCATTTTCCGGAAGGCCAGATGACGAAATTATACAACAGGGAGATTTGTTGCATTGCGATTTTGGGATAAGCTACCTTGGTCTTAATACTGATTGTCAGGAATTGGCCTATGTTTTAAAACCAAAGGAAACCGAGGCCCCAACATTTTTGGTAAACGCCCTGTACGATGGTAACCGAGTGCAGGATTATCTAACCCAGAACATGGTAGCAGGAAGGGTAGGCAACGACATTTTGGCCAAGGCCTTGCAAGATGCCAAAAACGCTGGACTGCGACCAGCAATATACACCCATCCATTAGGAAGTTATGGCCACTCCGCAGGTACTACCATTGGCATGTGGGATGCCCAAGGAGGTGTTATGAAGGACGATGGAGAGAATTACCCCTTAAATCCAAACACGGTGTACGCCATTGAGTTGAATACCACTGTGAATATCCCGGAATGGAATCGCGATATACGAATTATGCTGGAAGAAGCTGGCTTTTTTGGGGAAAACGGATTTCGTTATGTTAATGGTAGACAAACAGAGCTAATGCTGATTCCTAGAGTAAAAGATCATTTGGGCAACTAA
- a CDS encoding TonB-dependent receptor plug domain-containing protein, protein MRKNFSIIAFLTFILVFSQENTDTKITICWDTSFSMLERDIEKEFEILDKILHRSPELSVQLILFNTAIEERFFEISDGNWNELKEVLTHYRADGGTIYNGLSETIKNDQVYFFSDGNGLLPNVILPVKKGNVIINTVPTRNVEVLKKSALIGNGRLMDFAAMLPKNRESTVNDPPLEKTIKGKVYIDNVPQTDIEIRVTGSQEIYKTDATGAFTIPSIPGDSILISSRSFKTMKKIPIGYFSDNLEVFLNSNITALEEVIVSENRVESTTKDMVETGTGLKSKEGIGYAVQSIGSEEITPIQTDLNQSVQGRFSNVNLSRDQDLTQFKGRSNNTLLGNTYGLVVVDGIPIQQSDSSSGYAADASFIDPNNVAEITVLKGLAATNRYGSLGNAGVILITTKNALKSKGAGGSVNSALVQNNIYDAKSKIVHRESAIIKTLKNAQNVETAYHKYLELRNFNLDNESFFLDSFEFFKDKDANVATRIISNLLELNPKDIHYLKLVELSSRGLNELELANYLNKAIYTADPTALQPFFTEAQIYFEKGEYQKALDAWATLAKGGAYGTMQVDAIKKSLNREIKNLVFQKRTLLNVTKLDDIYFNNEKVNVRLRLEWSNPKAEFQIQFVNPQNRYFNWEHTSMEDTNRIANEVNLGFAMEEFEVYDDLKGLWQININYLGNLDKANTDPLVLLCTVYTDFGYPSQSREVIWLYVDQQNSRKEIVSFKN, encoded by the coding sequence ATGAGAAAAAACTTTTCGATAATTGCGTTCCTGACTTTTATATTGGTATTTTCCCAAGAGAATACCGATACCAAGATTACTATTTGTTGGGACACTTCTTTTTCCATGTTGGAGAGGGATATTGAAAAGGAGTTTGAAATATTGGATAAAATACTCCACCGTTCACCCGAACTGAGCGTACAACTTATTCTATTTAATACGGCCATTGAAGAACGGTTTTTTGAAATTTCCGATGGCAACTGGAACGAGCTTAAAGAGGTGTTGACCCATTACAGAGCAGATGGGGGCACCATTTATAATGGCCTGTCCGAAACAATTAAGAATGATCAGGTTTATTTTTTTAGTGATGGCAACGGCCTGCTGCCCAATGTAATCTTACCGGTTAAGAAAGGGAACGTAATTATCAATACAGTGCCGACCAGAAATGTGGAGGTACTTAAAAAATCTGCATTGATAGGTAACGGACGGTTAATGGATTTTGCGGCCATGTTACCAAAAAATAGGGAAAGTACCGTAAATGATCCACCATTAGAAAAAACCATAAAAGGTAAAGTTTACATAGACAATGTTCCACAAACTGATATTGAAATCAGAGTAACGGGGAGCCAAGAGATTTATAAAACAGATGCTACTGGAGCTTTTACAATACCCAGTATTCCGGGCGATTCGATTTTAATATCGAGTAGGTCCTTTAAAACCATGAAAAAAATCCCCATTGGATATTTTTCAGATAATCTGGAAGTATTTTTAAATTCGAACATAACTGCACTCGAAGAAGTTATTGTTTCGGAGAATCGTGTTGAATCCACCACTAAGGATATGGTGGAAACTGGAACGGGTCTTAAAAGCAAGGAAGGTATAGGCTATGCAGTGCAATCTATTGGAAGTGAAGAGATAACGCCCATACAAACCGATTTAAACCAAAGCGTTCAAGGGCGGTTTTCCAATGTGAATTTAAGCCGAGATCAAGACTTGACACAATTTAAGGGAAGAAGCAACAATACGTTGCTGGGCAACACTTATGGCCTTGTGGTAGTGGATGGCATCCCTATACAACAGTCGGATTCGTCCTCCGGTTATGCTGCCGATGCATCTTTTATTGACCCAAACAATGTTGCAGAAATTACGGTTTTAAAAGGGTTGGCCGCTACGAACAGGTATGGGTCATTGGGCAATGCAGGTGTAATTTTGATCACCACTAAAAACGCCCTAAAATCAAAAGGAGCAGGTGGGAGTGTAAATTCGGCACTTGTCCAAAACAATATTTACGATGCAAAATCTAAAATTGTACACCGAGAATCTGCGATAATCAAAACATTGAAAAATGCCCAAAACGTAGAGACAGCATACCATAAGTATTTAGAACTTAGAAACTTCAATTTGGATAATGAATCCTTCTTTTTGGACAGTTTTGAGTTTTTCAAGGACAAGGATGCAAATGTGGCCACCCGGATAATCTCCAATTTACTGGAGCTGAATCCCAAAGACATACATTACTTAAAATTGGTCGAGCTTTCCTCACGAGGTTTAAACGAACTTGAATTGGCCAACTATCTCAACAAGGCCATTTATACAGCCGACCCAACAGCGCTACAACCGTTTTTTACCGAGGCCCAGATCTATTTTGAGAAAGGAGAGTACCAAAAAGCGCTAGATGCGTGGGCTACGTTGGCCAAAGGTGGTGCTTATGGCACTATGCAGGTAGATGCGATCAAAAAATCCTTGAACCGAGAAATTAAAAATCTTGTTTTTCAAAAGAGAACTCTACTCAATGTAACCAAATTGGATGATATCTATTTTAATAACGAGAAGGTCAATGTTCGTTTACGTTTGGAGTGGAGCAACCCCAAAGCCGAATTTCAAATTCAATTTGTAAATCCCCAGAATAGATATTTCAACTGGGAACATACATCCATGGAAGATACGAATAGAATTGCCAACGAAGTTAACCTTGGTTTTGCCATGGAAGAGTTTGAGGTTTACGATGACTTAAAAGGGCTCTGGCAGATCAATATCAACTATCTGGGCAATTTGGACAAGGCCAATACAGACCCCTTGGTACTGTTATGTACCGTTTATACCGATTTTGGCTACCCATCCCAGTCGAGGGAAGTAATTTGGTTGTACGTTGACCAACAAAATAGCAGAAAAGAAATAGTATCCTTTAAAAATTAA
- a CDS encoding carboxypeptidase-like regulatory domain-containing protein, whose protein sequence is MRILLCTGLCFFFTIITFAQKQINGRIMDGVSYLPDVSVTNLTSGLGTTSDAEGRYQIKANPKEELRFTYLGMDTVSILVEDVTRILNVTMNANVEELEEVTVAAKKRKTYQEKILDYHKNKNLIKTYFGFLDKETANFSLRIADEDDFKNAPTINSVIWGKFAGVRAVCDPMSDELVVSMRAIQSINNEATAVFDVDGQIMTKVYCSWLWGNVKRMAFIPSVSALSKYGTIGVGGVVVINTISGTDLPRENNGEIYDQARLRNNIYRDNALDGKVVFNNAPQYLKDLNSASDKGEAIAIYKKAAVKYSASYHFVLESYRYFHDIWKDIGFADNILEEHARLFNNNPVALKSLAYVLESQQRYKKAHETYKKVYILRPDYAQSFIDMAKSYRNLGEAKSATTLFARHAYLQKEGLLPKDTLDLSRIMKRELYNIFTLDNGSMQIENRKKYKYNEEFSSRLVFEWNDSEAEFDLQFVNPNNQYFNWKHTLTEMPERIRSEKELGYSMADFLLDDEFPGTWKINATYHGNKQLTPTYLKVTMYQNYGSKLQTKEVKVFRLGVKGVNRQLFTFPVTSNIVQSK, encoded by the coding sequence ATGAGAATACTACTTTGTACTGGACTGTGTTTCTTTTTTACGATAATTACCTTTGCCCAAAAACAAATAAACGGCCGTATTATGGACGGAGTTTCTTATTTGCCGGATGTATCGGTAACCAATCTTACTTCGGGTCTTGGGACTACCTCCGATGCAGAGGGCAGATATCAAATTAAGGCCAATCCCAAAGAGGAACTTAGGTTTACCTATTTGGGTATGGATACGGTTTCTATACTTGTTGAGGATGTAACACGCATTTTAAATGTTACCATGAACGCAAATGTGGAAGAGTTGGAAGAGGTAACTGTTGCAGCTAAAAAAAGAAAAACCTATCAAGAGAAAATCCTGGATTACCACAAGAACAAGAACTTGATAAAAACATATTTCGGATTTCTGGACAAAGAGACTGCTAATTTCTCACTTCGAATTGCAGATGAGGACGATTTTAAAAATGCGCCTACGATCAATTCTGTTATTTGGGGAAAATTTGCCGGGGTACGGGCCGTATGTGACCCAATGAGTGATGAACTAGTGGTTAGTATGAGGGCAATTCAAAGTATCAACAATGAGGCAACGGCTGTGTTCGATGTTGATGGACAAATCATGACCAAGGTTTATTGTAGTTGGCTTTGGGGCAATGTAAAAAGAATGGCTTTTATCCCCTCTGTTTCGGCGCTTTCCAAATATGGCACAATAGGCGTAGGTGGAGTGGTGGTGATCAATACCATTTCGGGAACAGATCTGCCTAGGGAGAACAATGGAGAAATTTATGATCAAGCAAGATTGCGCAACAATATATATCGGGACAACGCCTTGGACGGCAAGGTGGTGTTCAATAATGCTCCTCAATATTTAAAAGACTTAAATAGTGCATCGGACAAAGGGGAGGCCATAGCTATTTATAAGAAAGCAGCAGTAAAATATAGTGCATCTTACCACTTTGTATTGGAGAGTTATCGTTATTTCCACGATATATGGAAAGATATCGGATTTGCCGATAATATATTGGAGGAGCATGCAAGGTTGTTCAACAACAACCCAGTGGCATTAAAGTCGTTGGCCTACGTTCTGGAATCCCAGCAACGTTATAAAAAAGCCCATGAAACTTATAAAAAGGTCTATATTCTTCGGCCGGACTACGCCCAAAGTTTTATAGATATGGCGAAAAGTTATCGAAACTTGGGCGAAGCTAAATCGGCCACAACCCTTTTTGCAAGACATGCATATTTACAGAAAGAAGGATTGTTGCCCAAGGATACGCTGGATTTGTCCAGAATTATGAAAAGAGAGCTGTACAATATTTTTACTTTGGACAATGGTTCCATGCAGATTGAAAACCGAAAAAAGTATAAGTACAACGAGGAATTTTCATCTAGATTGGTATTTGAATGGAACGACTCCGAAGCTGAATTCGATCTACAGTTTGTAAATCCCAACAATCAATACTTTAATTGGAAGCATACCCTTACAGAGATGCCAGAACGAATTCGTTCGGAAAAGGAACTGGGCTATTCGATGGCCGATTTTTTATTAGACGATGAATTTCCGGGAACATGGAAAATAAATGCCACCTACCATGGCAACAAACAACTCACGCCCACTTATCTCAAAGTAACCATGTATCAGAACTATGGCAGCAAATTGCAAACCAAAGAAGTTAAAGTGTTTCGTTTGGGCGTAAAGGGAGTTAATCGGCAATTGTTTACCTTTCCGGTTACTTCAAATATTGTTCAAAGTAAATAA
- a CDS encoding acyl-CoA carboxylase subunit beta: protein MDINFNKNEDHNKLKLSELKRRLAKVKLGGGKNRIEKHHAKGKMTARERIDYLLDEDKGSIEIGTFAGEDMYKEHGGCPSGGVVVKVGYVQGKQCVVVANDATVKAGAWFPITGKKNLRAQEISIENKLPIIYLVDSAGVYLPMQDEIFPDKEHFGRIFRNNAVMSSMGITQIAAVMGSCVAGGAYLPIMSDEALIVDKTGSIFLAGSYLVKAAIGESIDNETLGGATTHSEISGVTDYKAKDDKDALDKIKNIVDKIGDFDKAGFNRSEAKPPAENPDDIFGILPASRSDQYDMLEIIKRLVDDSEFEQYKEGYGQTILTGYARIDGWSVGIVANQRKVVKTKKGEMQFGGVIYSDSADKATRFIANCNQKKIPLVFLQDVTGFMVGSKSEHGGIIKDGAKMVNAVSNSVVPKFTIVIGNSYGAGNYAMCGKAYDPRFIVAWPSAELAVMSGNSAAKVLLQIEKASLEKSGKPLDTEKEKELFDEIKQRYDNQISPYYAAARLWTDGIIDPMDTRKWISMGIDAANHSPIEKKFNMGVLQV from the coding sequence ATGGACATAAACTTCAATAAGAACGAAGACCATAACAAGTTAAAGCTTTCCGAACTAAAGCGGAGATTGGCAAAAGTTAAACTTGGTGGCGGCAAAAACCGTATTGAAAAACACCATGCCAAAGGTAAAATGACCGCAAGGGAACGTATCGATTATTTGTTGGATGAGGATAAGGGGTCGATTGAAATAGGCACTTTTGCCGGTGAAGATATGTACAAGGAGCATGGTGGATGCCCATCTGGCGGTGTGGTGGTAAAAGTGGGTTATGTACAAGGCAAACAATGTGTTGTTGTGGCGAACGATGCGACGGTTAAGGCTGGCGCCTGGTTCCCGATCACGGGGAAAAAGAACCTACGTGCCCAGGAAATCTCCATCGAAAACAAATTGCCCATTATTTATTTAGTGGACAGCGCAGGGGTGTATTTGCCCATGCAAGATGAAATTTTTCCAGATAAAGAACATTTTGGAAGAATTTTTAGGAACAATGCCGTAATGAGCAGTATGGGCATTACCCAAATAGCCGCTGTGATGGGAAGTTGTGTTGCCGGAGGTGCTTACTTGCCAATTATGAGCGATGAAGCACTAATCGTGGACAAAACCGGAAGTATATTTTTGGCGGGCAGTTATCTGGTGAAGGCCGCTATTGGGGAAAGTATCGACAACGAAACACTTGGGGGCGCTACCACCCATTCCGAAATTAGTGGAGTAACCGATTATAAGGCCAAGGATGATAAAGATGCATTGGACAAAATTAAGAACATTGTAGATAAAATCGGTGATTTCGACAAGGCAGGGTTCAACCGGTCCGAAGCCAAGCCCCCAGCTGAAAATCCTGATGACATTTTTGGAATCTTGCCTGCTTCACGAAGCGATCAGTATGATATGTTGGAAATCATCAAACGATTGGTGGACGATTCCGAATTTGAACAATACAAAGAGGGCTATGGCCAAACTATTTTAACAGGTTATGCCCGAATCGACGGTTGGTCCGTGGGCATAGTTGCCAATCAGCGCAAAGTGGTAAAGACCAAAAAAGGTGAAATGCAATTTGGAGGTGTAATCTACTCCGATTCTGCCGATAAGGCCACCCGTTTTATTGCCAACTGCAATCAAAAGAAAATTCCCCTCGTGTTTTTACAGGACGTTACCGGATTTATGGTAGGTAGTAAAAGTGAACATGGCGGAATTATAAAAGACGGTGCCAAAATGGTGAACGCCGTGAGCAATTCGGTAGTTCCCAAATTTACGATCGTGATCGGAAACAGCTACGGCGCTGGGAACTATGCCATGTGCGGAAAAGCCTATGACCCCAGATTTATTGTAGCTTGGCCAAGTGCCGAACTCGCGGTGATGAGCGGGAATTCTGCGGCCAAAGTGCTTTTGCAAATTGAAAAAGCCAGCTTGGAAAAAAGCGGAAAACCGCTCGATACCGAAAAGGAAAAAGAACTATTCGATGAAATAAAACAGCGATACGATAATCAAATATCACCCTATTATGCTGCTGCACGACTATGGACGGATGGCATTATAGACCCAATGGATACGCGAAAATGGATTTCCATGGGGATCGATGCCGCCAACCACTCACCCATTGAAAAAAAGTTTAATATGGGAGTATTACAGGTCTAA
- a CDS encoding Gfo/Idh/MocA family protein, producing MENKIRWGILGPGKIAKKFVSDLLLVDDAEVTAVASRSMERAQEFADEYGTKHVFGSYDALFRSGTVDVVYIATPHNFHKDLSVRALNHQIGVLCEKPMGVNRTEVMEQVSASKKNNTFLMEAMWSRFNPAIQQVKQLVDQGEIGDLKFINADFAFYALNRDKDSRLLNPNLASGTLLDIGIYPIFLSYLLLGMPSQIMASSKFHENGTELQTSMIFDYPNAQAMLYSGFTSRSRLEAEISGTTGQFLLKSRWHEADGYSLIREDDVEEVSLPMTGIGYYHEILEVHKCLRKNKIESNLWSHQNSLDLSELLDTVREKSGITFPFET from the coding sequence ATGGAGAACAAAATTAGATGGGGTATTTTAGGGCCCGGAAAAATTGCCAAAAAATTTGTGTCGGACCTTTTATTGGTAGATGATGCCGAGGTTACTGCGGTCGCATCGCGCTCAATGGAACGCGCCCAAGAATTTGCCGATGAGTATGGAACTAAACATGTTTTTGGAAGTTATGATGCCTTGTTCCGATCTGGAACAGTGGATGTGGTGTACATCGCTACGCCGCACAATTTTCATAAAGACTTGTCGGTTCGTGCGTTGAACCATCAAATCGGTGTGCTTTGTGAAAAACCAATGGGCGTTAATAGGACGGAGGTGATGGAACAGGTAAGTGCATCCAAAAAGAACAATACGTTTTTAATGGAGGCTATGTGGTCTCGGTTTAACCCAGCTATCCAACAAGTAAAACAATTGGTAGATCAAGGGGAAATAGGGGATTTAAAGTTTATAAATGCTGACTTTGCTTTTTATGCATTGAACAGGGACAAGGACTCCAGATTGCTAAATCCTAATTTAGCTTCGGGTACTTTATTGGATATAGGGATCTATCCTATTTTTTTATCCTATTTATTGTTGGGTATGCCCAGTCAAATTATGGCAAGTTCAAAGTTTCACGAAAATGGAACAGAGCTACAAACTAGTATGATTTTTGATTATCCAAATGCCCAAGCCATGCTTTACAGCGGATTTACCAGCAGATCTAGATTGGAAGCGGAAATATCGGGAACAACGGGCCAATTTCTATTAAAATCAAGATGGCACGAGGCCGATGGCTATTCTTTAATACGGGAAGATGATGTTGAGGAGGTTAGTTTGCCCATGACGGGAATCGGTTATTACCATGAGATATTGGAAGTACATAAATGTCTAAGAAAGAACAAGATTGAAAGTAACCTCTGGTCACATCAGAACAGTTTGGATTTGTCCGAATTGCTGGACACGGTCAGGGAAAAAAGTGGAATAACGTTCCCTTTTGAAACTTAA
- a CDS encoding CAL67264 family membrane protein — translation MGMNKNTVLAYATWIMIFVGLGMIALGAFKYDEVAGWGFAAVGIGFLAVAWVFNALKGRV, via the coding sequence ATGGGAATGAATAAGAACACGGTGCTGGCCTATGCCACATGGATTATGATATTTGTAGGTTTGGGAATGATCGCACTTGGAGCTTTTAAATATGATGAAGTGGCAGGATGGGGCTTTGCTGCTGTCGGAATTGGATTTTTAGCTGTTGCCTGGGTGTTCAACGCCTTAAAGGGCAGGGTATAG
- the ettA gene encoding energy-dependent translational throttle protein EttA, translating into MSDDKKVIFSMSGVTKTYKTANTPVLKNIYLSFFYGAKIGILGLNGSGKSTLLKIIAGVDKNYQGDVVFSPGYSVGYLEQEPQLDENKTVLEVVKEGVAETVAILDEYNKINDMFGLPEVYEDADKMQKLMDKQAALQDQIDAANAWELDTKLEIAMDALRTPDSDKKIGVLSGGERRRVALCRLLLKEPDVLLLDEPTNHLDAESVHWLEHHLAQYKGTVIAVTHDRYFLDNVAGWILELDRGEGIPWKGNYSSWLDQKAKRLEQESKQASKRQKTLERELDWVRQGAKGRQAKQKARLKNYDKLLSQDQKQMEEKLEIYIPNGPRLGTNVIEAKDVSKAFGDKLLYENLNFNLPQAGIVGIIGPNGAGKTTIFKMIMGEETPDKGEFIVGETAKLAYVDQSHSNIDPEKTIWENFSDSQELIMMGGKQVNSRAYLSRFNFSGSEQNKKVNMLSGGERNRLHLAMTLKEEGNVLLLDEPTNDLDVNTLRALEEGLENFAGCAVIISHDRWFLDRICTHILAFEGDSQVYFFEGSFSDYEENKKKRLGTDIMPKRIKYKKLIR; encoded by the coding sequence ATGTCAGACGATAAAAAAGTCATTTTTTCCATGTCTGGGGTTACCAAGACCTATAAAACGGCCAACACCCCTGTACTCAAGAATATTTACCTAAGCTTTTTCTATGGTGCCAAAATTGGGATTTTGGGCCTTAATGGATCAGGTAAATCAACTTTATTGAAAATTATTGCCGGTGTAGATAAAAACTATCAAGGCGATGTGGTATTTTCTCCGGGCTATTCCGTTGGCTACTTGGAACAAGAGCCGCAGCTCGATGAAAATAAGACTGTGCTCGAAGTGGTAAAGGAAGGCGTTGCCGAAACCGTGGCCATTTTGGACGAGTACAATAAAATCAACGATATGTTCGGTTTGCCCGAGGTTTACGAGGATGCCGACAAGATGCAAAAGTTAATGGACAAGCAGGCTGCACTCCAGGATCAAATAGATGCTGCCAATGCTTGGGAACTGGACACGAAATTGGAGATTGCAATGGATGCACTCCGTACCCCGGATTCTGATAAGAAAATAGGAGTATTATCCGGTGGGGAACGAAGACGAGTGGCTTTGTGCCGTTTATTGCTCAAAGAACCGGACGTTTTGTTGTTGGATGAGCCTACCAACCACTTGGATGCCGAATCCGTACATTGGTTGGAGCATCATTTGGCGCAATATAAAGGAACGGTAATCGCTGTTACGCACGATCGTTACTTTTTGGACAACGTTGCCGGATGGATCTTGGAACTCGACCGTGGAGAGGGAATTCCATGGAAAGGCAATTACTCTAGCTGGCTAGATCAAAAAGCCAAGCGATTGGAGCAAGAAAGCAAGCAGGCATCCAAACGCCAAAAAACTTTGGAGCGAGAGTTGGACTGGGTCCGCCAGGGCGCTAAAGGAAGGCAGGCCAAACAAAAAGCACGTTTAAAAAATTACGATAAGCTCCTAAGCCAAGATCAAAAGCAGATGGAGGAGAAGTTGGAAATCTATATACCCAACGGGCCACGTTTGGGAACCAATGTGATAGAAGCCAAAGATGTAAGCAAAGCTTTTGGAGATAAACTATTGTACGAGAACCTAAACTTTAACCTGCCCCAAGCAGGTATTGTTGGTATAATTGGTCCCAACGGTGCCGGTAAGACGACCATTTTTAAAATGATCATGGGAGAGGAGACCCCGGACAAAGGGGAGTTTATTGTTGGTGAAACGGCAAAGCTGGCCTATGTAGATCAGTCCCACTCCAACATTGACCCGGAAAAAACCATCTGGGAAAACTTTAGTGATAGTCAGGAATTGATTATGATGGGAGGGAAACAGGTCAACTCACGAGCTTACCTTAGCCGATTCAACTTTTCTGGTAGTGAGCAGAACAAAAAAGTAAACATGCTTTCTGGTGGTGAACGTAACCGTTTGCATTTGGCAATGACATTAAAGGAAGAGGGCAACGTGTTACTTTTGGATGAGCCGACGAACGATTTGGACGTGAACACACTCCGTGCTTTGGAAGAAGGCTTGGAGAATTTTGCGGGCTGTGCAGTTATCATATCCCACGATAGATGGTTCTTGGATAGAATCTGTACACATATCCTTGCTTTTGAAGGAGATTCTCAAGTATATTTCTTTGAAGGGTCTTTCTCCGATTACGAAGAAAACAAAAAGAAACGCCTGGGTACGGATATTATGCCCAAGCGTATTAAATACAAAAAACTGATTCGTTAA